A genomic window from Martelella lutilitoris includes:
- a CDS encoding Zn-dependent hydrolase, giving the protein MAAHAGENMRVNGDRLWSALMDMARIGPGVAGGNNRQTLTDADADGRALFQKWCEDAGLTMGVDKMGTMFMTRAGTDPDALPVYVGSHLDTQPTGGKYDGVLGVLAALELVRTLNDLNIKTKHPIVVTNWANEEGARFAPAMLASGVFAGVHTLDYAYGRKDPEGKAYGDELKRIGWLGEEEVGARKMHAYYEYHIEQGPILEAEKKEIGVVTHCQGLWWLEFTLTGKEAHTGSTPMAMRVNAGLAMARILEMVQKVTMDAQPNAVGGVGQVFFKPNSRNVLPGTVTFTVDIRTVDQEKLDGMRAAIEKQAAEISEELGVGCSVEPVGHFDPVTFDPELVANVRDAAVELGYSHMDIVSGAGHDACWAAKVAPATMVMCPCVDGLSHNEAEDISKEWATAGADVLLRAVLKTAEIVE; this is encoded by the coding sequence ATGGCAGCCCATGCAGGCGAAAACATGCGCGTCAACGGCGACCGCCTTTGGAGCGCGCTCATGGACATGGCCCGAATCGGTCCGGGAGTGGCCGGCGGCAACAACCGCCAGACCCTGACGGATGCGGATGCGGACGGTCGCGCGCTGTTTCAGAAATGGTGCGAGGACGCAGGCCTGACGATGGGCGTCGACAAGATGGGCACGATGTTCATGACCCGTGCGGGGACCGATCCTGACGCCCTGCCCGTCTATGTCGGCAGCCATCTCGACACCCAGCCGACCGGCGGCAAATATGACGGCGTTCTCGGCGTGCTCGCCGCGCTGGAACTGGTGCGCACGCTGAACGACCTCAACATCAAGACCAAGCACCCGATCGTGGTCACCAACTGGGCGAATGAGGAAGGCGCGCGGTTTGCGCCCGCCATGCTCGCCTCAGGCGTCTTCGCCGGCGTCCACACGCTCGACTATGCCTATGGCCGCAAGGATCCCGAGGGCAAGGCCTATGGCGACGAACTGAAGCGCATCGGCTGGCTGGGCGAGGAAGAGGTCGGCGCGCGCAAGATGCACGCCTATTACGAATACCACATCGAACAGGGCCCTATCCTGGAAGCGGAGAAGAAGGAAATCGGCGTCGTCACCCACTGTCAGGGACTGTGGTGGCTGGAATTCACCCTCACCGGCAAGGAAGCCCATACCGGCTCCACGCCCATGGCCATGCGCGTCAATGCAGGCCTTGCCATGGCCCGCATTCTGGAAATGGTGCAGAAGGTGACGATGGACGCCCAGCCGAACGCCGTGGGCGGCGTCGGCCAGGTGTTCTTCAAGCCTAACTCCCGCAACGTGCTTCCGGGGACCGTCACATTCACCGTCGACATCCGCACGGTCGATCAGGAGAAGCTCGACGGCATGCGCGCTGCGATCGAGAAACAGGCAGCCGAGATTAGCGAGGAACTGGGCGTCGGCTGTTCGGTCGAGCCGGTCGGTCATTTCGATCCGGTCACCTTCGACCCGGAACTGGTGGCAAATGTCCGCGATGCCGCCGTCGAACTTGGCTACAGTCACATGGATATCGTCTCCGGCGCCGGTCACGACGCCTGCTGGGCCGCCAAGGTCGCCCCCGCCACCATGGTCATGTGCCCCTGCGTCGACGGGCTGTCGCACAACGAGGCGGAGGACATTTCCAAGGAATGGGCCACCGCCGGGGCGGACGTGCTGCTCAGGGCAGTGTTGAAGACGGCGGAGATTGTGGAGTAG
- the preA gene encoding NAD-dependent dihydropyrimidine dehydrogenase subunit PreA: MADLRNNFVGIKSPNPFWLASAPPTDKAYNVERAFREGWGGVVWKTLGEEGPPIVNVNGPRYGAIWGADRRLLGLNNIELITDRDLYLNLREIKEVKMRWPDRAIVVSIMVPCDEESWKAILPLVEETGADGIELNFGCPHGMSERGMGAAVGQVPEYVEMVVRWCKQYTRMPVITKLTPNITDIRHSARAAHRGGTDAVSLINTINSIVSVDLDTFAPIPTVGGKGTHGGYCGPAVKPIALNMVAEIARDPETAGLPISGIGGITTWRDAAEFMVLGAGNVQVCTAAMTYGFKIVKEMISGLEAWMDSKGFRTLDEISGRAVPNVTDWQYLNLNSITKARIDQDACIKCGRCHIACEDTSHQAITAMVDGERHFMVKEEDCVGCNLCVNVCPVENCIDMVTLAPGETDRRTGKTVSADYANWTSHPNNPMATKAAE, translated from the coding sequence ATGGCTGATCTCAGAAACAATTTCGTCGGTATCAAGTCGCCCAACCCGTTCTGGCTCGCCTCCGCGCCGCCAACGGACAAGGCCTATAATGTCGAGCGCGCCTTCCGCGAAGGCTGGGGCGGCGTCGTGTGGAAGACGCTGGGCGAGGAAGGCCCGCCGATCGTCAACGTCAACGGCCCGCGTTACGGCGCGATCTGGGGCGCCGACCGCCGACTTCTCGGGCTCAATAATATCGAGCTGATCACCGACCGCGATCTCTATCTGAACCTGCGCGAGATCAAGGAAGTGAAGATGCGCTGGCCGGACCGCGCCATCGTCGTCTCGATCATGGTGCCCTGCGACGAGGAAAGCTGGAAGGCGATCCTGCCGCTGGTGGAGGAAACCGGCGCGGACGGGATCGAGCTCAATTTCGGCTGTCCCCACGGCATGTCCGAGCGCGGCATGGGGGCTGCCGTCGGCCAGGTGCCGGAATATGTCGAGATGGTGGTGCGCTGGTGCAAGCAGTATACGCGCATGCCGGTGATCACCAAGCTGACGCCGAACATCACCGATATCCGCCATTCCGCCCGCGCGGCGCACCGCGGCGGCACGGACGCCGTGTCGCTGATCAACACGATCAACTCCATCGTCTCGGTCGACCTCGACACTTTCGCGCCGATCCCGACGGTCGGCGGCAAGGGCACCCATGGCGGCTATTGCGGGCCGGCGGTGAAGCCGATCGCGCTCAACATGGTGGCTGAGATCGCCCGCGACCCGGAAACGGCGGGCCTGCCGATCTCCGGCATCGGCGGCATCACCACCTGGCGGGACGCGGCCGAATTCATGGTGCTCGGCGCCGGCAATGTGCAGGTCTGCACGGCGGCGATGACCTATGGCTTCAAGATCGTCAAGGAAATGATTTCCGGGCTTGAGGCATGGATGGACAGCAAGGGCTTCAGGACACTCGACGAGATCTCGGGCCGCGCCGTACCCAATGTCACCGATTGGCAGTACCTCAACCTCAATTCCATCACCAAGGCCCGCATCGACCAGGATGCCTGCATCAAGTGCGGCCGCTGCCACATCGCCTGCGAGGACACCTCGCACCAGGCGATCACGGCGATGGTCGACGGCGAGCGCCACTTCATGGTGAAGGAAGAGGATTGCGTCGGCTGCAATCTCTGCGTCAATGTCTGTCCCGTCGAGAACTGTATCGACATGGTGACGCTGGCGCCGGGTGAAACGGACCGGCGCACAGGCAAGACGGTTTCCGCCGACTACGCCAACTGGACGTCGCACCCGAACAACCCGATGGCAACGAAGGCGGCGGAGTAA
- a CDS encoding bifunctional diguanylate cyclase/phosphodiesterase yields MAPSDILALAVVALVLGSMIVANRQAERNFTENLRLKTSERMAVSTARLEADLEENLRLVEGMGVALSLEPEIDADRFARLADKLVEGHNAIASIALARDLKITMVYPLEENREAIGLDYRDRPEQLAAIDKALLARGPVVDGPIVLVQGGSALLAYYPLYDGEDSQTWGLLSAIVALEALFADRSITARHPDLDLALAKNGPDGAPADILFGRAAIFEADPVTQAIDLANTRWTLAAVPKAGWDEPVSAALPRQIMIGAIGLVIIAAVVGIAWLMRLRQRNLAKLGRLSRRMQLALDASKIGVWEMDLESGEAIWDKRMYALYGKSPDCGEKPMQIWSGRLHPDDLTKEKARMEITVAEGEDFRDTFRIVLDDGETHHMRVFGTFYRDPAGADRMIGVNWDITEDVRLHEELKRANVEARQKNAALEKAQKILRHNALHDALTGLANRRYLGEAFAGETGAATGPDGPRYAVLHVDLDRFKEINDTLGHAAGDAMLRHSANMLRSIAGPHDFLARVGGDEFTLVTGWDGDVEWLTRLAQEIIRALGRPLQYGEHHVRVSASVGIAWIDGETATMRDALVNAGIALYEAKRMGRNQFVVFDATLRNIAITNKKVADELLAALDEDQFEVFYQPQISARTMEIKGVEALVRWHHPTRGTLAPSHFIGTAETTGSIARIDAVVLNKASRQFQTWQQDGLGIPHISVNISAQRLIDPALLQGIAESRLSPGQLCIELLESISFDDQDTSLENAVAAIKALGVDVEIDDFGTGYASILSLLSLSPKRLKIDRQLVLPITTGQSQRRLVASIVEIGKALGIEVIAEGVETAEHARILRDLGVDAFQGYFFAPPLSADALTRFARERNWLARIS; encoded by the coding sequence TTGGCGCCGAGCGACATTCTCGCTCTGGCCGTCGTCGCGCTCGTGCTCGGCTCGATGATCGTCGCCAATCGCCAGGCCGAACGCAATTTCACCGAGAACCTGCGGCTGAAGACATCGGAGCGCATGGCGGTTTCCACGGCGCGCCTTGAGGCGGATCTGGAAGAGAACCTCCGGCTGGTGGAGGGGATGGGCGTTGCGCTCTCGCTCGAGCCCGAAATCGATGCCGACCGCTTTGCACGGCTGGCCGACAAGCTGGTCGAGGGCCACAACGCGATCGCGAGCATTGCGCTCGCCCGCGACCTCAAGATCACCATGGTCTATCCGCTCGAAGAAAACCGGGAGGCGATCGGGCTGGACTACCGCGACCGTCCGGAACAGCTTGCCGCCATCGACAAGGCGCTGCTCGCGCGCGGCCCGGTCGTCGACGGTCCGATCGTGCTGGTTCAGGGCGGCTCGGCGCTTCTTGCCTACTATCCGCTCTATGACGGCGAGGACAGCCAGACCTGGGGCCTTCTCTCGGCAATCGTCGCGCTCGAAGCGCTTTTCGCCGACCGGTCGATCACCGCGCGCCATCCCGATCTCGACCTCGCGCTCGCCAAGAACGGTCCCGACGGCGCGCCGGCCGATATCCTTTTCGGGCGAGCGGCGATCTTCGAGGCCGATCCGGTGACGCAGGCGATCGATCTTGCGAATACGCGATGGACGCTTGCCGCCGTGCCGAAGGCCGGCTGGGACGAACCGGTTTCCGCGGCGCTGCCGCGACAGATCATGATCGGCGCGATCGGCCTTGTCATCATAGCAGCCGTTGTCGGCATCGCCTGGCTGATGCGCCTGCGCCAGCGGAATCTCGCAAAGCTCGGCCGGCTTTCGCGACGCATGCAGCTTGCCCTCGACGCCTCGAAAATCGGCGTCTGGGAAATGGACCTGGAAAGCGGCGAGGCCATCTGGGACAAGCGGATGTACGCGCTTTACGGCAAGTCGCCCGATTGCGGGGAAAAGCCCATGCAGATCTGGTCCGGACGGCTCCATCCCGACGACCTCACCAAGGAAAAGGCGCGCATGGAGATCACCGTCGCCGAGGGAGAGGATTTCCGCGATACCTTCCGGATCGTACTGGATGATGGAGAGACGCACCATATGCGGGTCTTCGGCACATTCTACCGCGACCCGGCCGGCGCCGACAGGATGATCGGCGTCAACTGGGACATCACCGAGGATGTCAGGCTTCACGAAGAACTGAAACGGGCAAATGTCGAGGCGCGCCAGAAGAATGCGGCTCTTGAGAAGGCGCAGAAGATTCTGCGCCACAACGCGCTGCACGACGCACTGACGGGACTTGCCAACCGGCGCTATCTCGGCGAGGCCTTTGCCGGCGAGACCGGCGCGGCAACCGGCCCCGACGGCCCGCGCTACGCCGTACTGCACGTCGATCTCGACCGGTTCAAGGAGATCAATGATACGCTCGGCCATGCCGCCGGCGACGCCATGCTGCGCCACAGCGCCAACATGCTGCGTAGTATCGCCGGGCCCCACGATTTCCTCGCCCGTGTCGGCGGCGACGAGTTCACGCTTGTTACCGGCTGGGACGGGGATGTCGAGTGGCTGACGCGGCTGGCGCAGGAGATCATCCGCGCCCTTGGCAGGCCGCTCCAATATGGCGAGCACCATGTGCGCGTCAGCGCCAGCGTCGGCATTGCCTGGATCGACGGAGAGACCGCCACGATGCGGGATGCGCTCGTCAATGCCGGCATCGCCCTTTATGAAGCCAAGCGCATGGGCCGCAACCAGTTCGTGGTCTTCGACGCGACGCTTCGCAATATCGCGATCACCAACAAGAAGGTGGCCGACGAATTGCTGGCGGCCCTTGATGAAGACCAGTTCGAAGTGTTCTACCAGCCACAGATTTCCGCGCGCACGATGGAGATAAAGGGGGTGGAGGCGCTGGTGCGCTGGCACCACCCGACCCGCGGCACGCTCGCCCCGAGCCATTTCATCGGCACCGCCGAGACGACGGGATCGATCGCCCGCATCGACGCCGTCGTGCTCAACAAGGCGAGCCGCCAGTTCCAGACCTGGCAGCAGGACGGCCTCGGCATTCCGCATATTTCGGTCAACATCTCCGCCCAGCGACTGATCGACCCGGCGCTCTTGCAGGGGATCGCCGAAAGCCGGCTTTCGCCCGGCCAACTCTGCATCGAGCTTCTGGAGTCAATTTCCTTTGATGATCAGGACACCAGTCTGGAGAACGCCGTAGCGGCGATCAAGGCGCTCGGGGTCGATGTCGAGATCGACGATTTCGGCACCGGCTACGCCTCGATCCTCAGCCTGCTTTCCCTGTCGCCGAAACGGCTCAAGATCGACCGGCAACTGGTGCTGCCCATCACCACCGGCCAGAGCCAGCGCCGTCTTGTCGCCTCGATCGTCGAGATCGGCAAGGCGCTCGGCATCGAGGTGATCGCGGAAGGCGTCGAAACGGCCGAGCATGCGCGCATCCTGCGCGACCTCGGCGTTGATGCCTTTCAGGGCTATTTCTTTGCGCCGCCGCTTTCGGCCGACGCCCTGACGCGCTTTGCTCGCGAGAGGAACTGGCTCGCGCGCATCTCGTAA
- the rutR gene encoding HTH-type transcriptional regulator RutR: MTPRAGRTQRRTRIQEAKEEVILEAALDVFSANGFRGATVDQIAEAAGMSKPNVLYYFRSKEAVFAALVARVMDIWLDPLRVFDVEKDPAAEIRSYIRRKLEMARDYPRESRLFANEVLQGAPNTEAFLKGELKDLVDEKAKVIRAWQAAGKLRKVDPYHLIFSIWATTQHYADFDVQVRAVLGEGLSGEGRFEDAARYLETLFINGLIPGKGGA, from the coding sequence ATGACACCACGGGCGGGGCGGACACAGCGGCGGACGCGCATACAGGAGGCCAAGGAGGAGGTGATCCTCGAGGCCGCGCTGGACGTGTTCTCGGCGAACGGTTTCAGAGGGGCGACCGTCGACCAGATCGCCGAGGCCGCCGGCATGTCAAAACCCAATGTGCTCTATTATTTCCGCTCGAAAGAGGCCGTGTTCGCGGCCCTTGTCGCCCGGGTGATGGATATCTGGCTCGACCCGCTCAGGGTTTTCGACGTCGAGAAGGACCCGGCCGCCGAGATCCGCTCCTATATTCGCCGCAAGCTGGAGATGGCGCGGGACTATCCGCGCGAGAGCCGGCTGTTCGCCAATGAGGTGCTGCAGGGCGCGCCCAATACCGAGGCCTTTCTCAAGGGCGAGCTGAAGGATCTTGTCGACGAGAAGGCCAAGGTGATTCGCGCCTGGCAGGCTGCCGGAAAACTGCGCAAGGTCGATCCCTACCACCTGATCTTTTCGATCTGGGCCACCACGCAGCACTATGCCGACTTCGACGTGCAGGTGCGCGCGGTGCTGGGCGAGGGGCTTTCGGGCGAGGGCAGGTTCGAGGATGCCGCGCGCTATCTTGAAACCTTGTTCATCAACGGGCTTATCCCCGGCAAGGGGGGCGCCTGA